The genome window GTTGACTTGCACGATGAGCCGAACATGGTCGACAGCATCTTGCGCCGAGCAGCCCATGGGGACTTCATCGACCAACACCGCGAATTCACCTTCGAAATCGATACCGTGGCTTTCACTGGGTAGCACGATGTCGTCGTGGGCTCCCAGAAAATCATCGCCACAGCCTTGATACATCAGCGGCGTATGTTCAACACCTTCGATCGGGTCCAGTGCGAACGCTTTCTGCATGCGCTCGCCATGACTGAGGAAAGACGAGGCGTCCAGCCACTGCCAGGCACGTGGCAAGGGTGCGGCGGCTTGCTGCGGATCAAAGGGGAAGGCACCGGTCAGCATGCCTTCGTTCAAGGCGTCATACCGCAAGCGCAAGGCCGCTTCGACGCTCGGCCAACGCTCGATGGCATCCTGCAGCGTCGCGGCAATATCGCTGGCCTCCACCGCCCAGGCCAGGTCGCGCGACACCACCAGCAGGCGACCGTCGCGGCTGGGATGCTTGAGAGTACTGAGCTTCATGACGGTTCTCCTTGCAGCTCGGGGGCGAAGCGGCCATCGAGCAGGACGAAGAGCATGCGGGCCATCTGCTCGGTGCGATTGCTCCAGGCGTGGTTGGTGCCTCGCTGCACGACGATGTCACCGCGCTTGAGATGCACTTCCTCGCCATCGAGCACCAACCACACCTCACCCTCCGTGACCACGCCGTAATCGAGCGTTTCGGTGCGGTGCATCAGCTTGTGTCTCGAATCCGCCTGTCCCGTGCCGGCATGGGCCTGGCCAATTTCGGCGAAGGCGGCCAAGGCGTCCTCGGCGCTGATTTGGTTCTGCATGCTGTCGGGCGGAATATCCACCACCCGGATCACACTGCCCAGCGGTGCCGGACTCAACTGGAGCGGCTTACGAGTGGGGTCGTCGCCGTTATCCAGCACGGCCGGGCTGGCGCCACTGTTCCAGATCTCATGGAAGACCGTGCCGGGTACGGACTTGAGCGGGAAGCTATTGGGCGTCGGTCCGCTGAGCGCGACCACCGCCTGGCCCTGGGCGTCGTGCCCGGTGACCACGCGTTTGAAACCAGGAAGTTGTTGCATGTTCGACTCCTCAATCAATTGGCGAAACACGGCAGCGGGTAAAGATGGATGCATGAAAAAACCTTAAAGATCGAGCACCAGCCGGGCGCTCCTGGCACGCGAGCAACACGGCGTGAACTGGTCGTTGCGGGCCCGTTCGGCATCGGTCAAGAACATGTCGCGATGCTCCGGCTCACCTTCCAGCACGCGCGTGATGCAGGTGCCACAGATGCCCTGCTCGCAGGACAAGGGAACATCGATACCCGCCTCCAGCAGCACCTGGGCAACGCTGAGCGCGGCTGGCACGTGGAAACACTGTCCCGTGCTAGCCAGTTGCACCTCGAAGCTGCCCGCCTCACCCGTCGGGACAGCGGCGGCGCTAAAGTACTCACGGTGCAATTGCGCCTCGGCCCAGCCCTGCTCGCGCGCCGTGCCGAGCACGTGCTCCATGAAGCCAGTAGGGCCACAGACGTACAGGTGGTGATCACTCGCCGGCGCGGACAAGACCCGAGCACTGTCCAGACGCTGAGCATCCTCACCATCGTCCACATGAACGTGCACGCAATCGGCAAACGCCGAATGGCGGGTGTGCTCGATAAAGGCCATGCGCTGGGCCGAGCGACCGCAGTAGTGCAACTCGAAAGGCGCACCGATCCGCGCCAGGCGCTCGGCCAT of Pseudomonas fluorescens contains these proteins:
- a CDS encoding cupin domain-containing protein, whose protein sequence is MQQLPGFKRVVTGHDAQGQAVVALSGPTPNSFPLKSVPGTVFHEIWNSGASPAVLDNGDDPTRKPLQLSPAPLGSVIRVVDIPPDSMQNQISAEDALAAFAEIGQAHAGTGQADSRHKLMHRTETLDYGVVTEGEVWLVLDGEEVHLKRGDIVVQRGTNHAWSNRTEQMARMLFVLLDGRFAPELQGEPS
- a CDS encoding fumarylacetoacetate hydrolase family protein, producing the protein MKLSTLKHPSRDGRLLVVSRDLAWAVEASDIAATLQDAIERWPSVEAALRLRYDALNEGMLTGAFPFDPQQAAAPLPRAWQWLDASSFLSHGERMQKAFALDPIEGVEHTPLMYQGCGDDFLGAHDDIVLPSESHGIDFEGEFAVLVDEVPMGCSAQDAVDHVRLIVQVNDVSLRALAPREMKTGFGFIQAKSSSSFAPVAITPDELGEAWRDGRVHLPLRVEWNGQWFGHAHGGAMHFGFHQLIAHAAMTRRLRAGCVIGSGTVSNADPTVGAACIAERRAVEMIEQGAPQTPFMRFGDRVRMEVFDLQGQSVFGAIDQCVVRGGLPCA
- a CDS encoding PDR/VanB family oxidoreductase; this encodes MIDVVVTRKHREAEGIYSFELVPADDSTLPAFSAGSHIDVHLPNGLVRQYSLCNHPQEHHRYLLGVLLDPASRGGSQAMHEQVHEGTRLRISEPRNLFPLEHGAEYSVLFAGGIGITPILCMAERLARIGAPFELHYCGRSAQRMAFIEHTRHSAFADCVHVHVDDGEDAQRLDSARVLSAPASDHHLYVCGPTGFMEHVLGTAREQGWAEAQLHREYFSAAAVPTGEAGSFEVQLASTGQCFHVPAALSVAQVLLEAGIDVPLSCEQGICGTCITRVLEGEPEHRDMFLTDAERARNDQFTPCCSRARSARLVLDL